In the Bradyrhizobium guangzhouense genome, one interval contains:
- a CDS encoding acyl-CoA synthetase, which translates to MTHPSIHARTTPDKIAYQMAGTGKAITYRELDELSNQGAQLFRSLGLKAGDHIALFMENRLAFMEICWAAQRSGLYYTAISRYLKQDEIDYIISDCGAKVVITTPKCADQIKDLVKGKPGEPIFYMMDEPLSGFRSYDKEASAQPTTPIADEVAGYDMLYSSGTTGRPKGIKKAFEGNRIDAPNAFLRVLCADMCGMNAESTYLSPAPLYHAAPLRFNMMAIVLGGTSIIMEHFDAEEFLRLVEKHKVTQSQLVPTMFVRMLKLPDEVRAKYDVSTLKGAIHAAAPCPVDVKAKMIEWWGPILIEYYAGSEGNGVTVCNSQQWLEHRGSVGRAVVGKIKILDENDEEQPAGEIGTVYFADAPVFTYHNDPEKTKKAYNAKGWSTLGDVGYLDKDGFLFLTDRKSYMIISGGVNIYPQETEDVLITHPEVADVAVFGVPNEEMGEEVKAVVQPHDMKRAGKELEADLIAYCKTRLSAIKCPRSIDFEAELPRTPTGKLVKRHLRDKYWPKTAAKI; encoded by the coding sequence ATGACCCATCCGTCGATCCACGCTCGCACCACGCCCGACAAGATCGCCTACCAGATGGCCGGAACCGGCAAGGCGATCACCTATCGCGAGCTCGACGAGCTCTCGAACCAGGGCGCGCAGCTGTTCCGCTCGCTCGGGCTGAAGGCCGGCGACCACATCGCGCTGTTCATGGAAAACCGGCTCGCCTTCATGGAGATCTGCTGGGCGGCGCAGCGCAGCGGGCTCTATTACACCGCGATCAGCCGCTATCTGAAGCAGGACGAGATCGACTACATCATCAGCGATTGCGGTGCCAAGGTCGTGATCACCACGCCGAAATGCGCCGACCAGATCAAGGACCTGGTCAAGGGCAAGCCCGGCGAGCCGATCTTCTACATGATGGACGAGCCCCTGTCCGGTTTTCGCTCCTACGACAAGGAAGCTTCCGCACAGCCGACCACGCCGATCGCCGACGAGGTCGCCGGCTACGACATGCTGTATTCGTCGGGCACGACCGGCAGGCCGAAGGGCATCAAGAAAGCGTTCGAAGGCAACAGGATTGACGCGCCGAACGCATTCCTGCGCGTGCTTTGCGCCGACATGTGCGGCATGAACGCGGAGAGCACTTATCTCTCCCCGGCGCCGCTCTATCACGCAGCTCCGTTGCGCTTCAACATGATGGCGATCGTGCTCGGCGGCACCTCTATCATCATGGAGCACTTTGACGCCGAGGAGTTTCTCAGGCTCGTCGAGAAACACAAGGTCACGCAATCGCAGCTCGTGCCGACCATGTTCGTGCGCATGCTGAAGCTGCCGGACGAGGTCCGCGCCAAATACGACGTCTCGACGCTGAAGGGCGCAATCCACGCCGCCGCACCCTGCCCGGTCGACGTCAAGGCCAAGATGATCGAGTGGTGGGGTCCGATCCTGATCGAGTACTACGCGGGATCTGAAGGTAACGGCGTCACCGTGTGCAACTCGCAGCAATGGCTGGAGCATCGCGGCAGCGTCGGTCGTGCCGTAGTCGGCAAGATCAAGATTCTGGACGAGAACGACGAGGAGCAGCCGGCGGGCGAGATCGGCACGGTCTACTTCGCCGATGCGCCTGTCTTCACTTACCACAACGATCCAGAGAAGACGAAGAAGGCCTACAACGCCAAGGGATGGTCGACGCTCGGCGACGTCGGCTACCTCGACAAGGACGGCTTTCTGTTTCTCACCGATCGCAAGTCCTACATGATCATCTCGGGCGGCGTGAACATCTACCCGCAGGAGACCGAGGACGTGCTGATCACCCACCCCGAGGTCGCCGACGTCGCGGTATTCGGCGTGCCGAACGAGGAAATGGGCGAAGAAGTGAAGGCCGTCGTGCAGCCGCACGACATGAAACGAGCCGGCAAGGAACTGGAGGCCGATCTGATCGCCTACTGCAAGACCCGCCTCTCCGCCATCAAGTGCCCGCGCTCGATCGATTTCGAAGCCGAGCTGCCGCGCACGCCCACGGGCAAGCTGGTGAAGCGGCATCTGCGCGACAAGTACTGGCCGAAAACCGCGGCGAAGATTTAG
- a CDS encoding TetR family transcriptional regulator: MLVAASELMIERSSIEISLSDIAQKSGVNAALVKYHFGNKDGLLLALLARDAATEMSNLEYLLAQPITATAKLKLHIAGIIRAYHRFPYMNRLIHYLLHESVAGSADEVSKFFVAPLLDFHRRLLAEGVSRGEFRQTDPVLFYTSLIGACDHLFFGRHAMSRATGVGPVTDDVCRQYIKHMETLICGGILTQAEEAAAAG; this comes from the coding sequence TTGCTCGTGGCCGCCAGCGAGCTGATGATCGAACGCTCCTCGATCGAGATCTCGCTCTCCGACATCGCCCAGAAGTCCGGCGTCAACGCCGCGCTGGTCAAATATCATTTCGGCAACAAGGACGGACTGCTGCTGGCGCTGCTCGCACGCGATGCCGCGACCGAAATGTCCAATCTCGAATATCTGCTGGCGCAGCCGATCACGGCGACCGCGAAGCTGAAGCTGCACATCGCCGGCATCATCCGTGCCTATCATCGGTTCCCTTACATGAACCGGCTGATCCATTATCTGCTGCACGAGAGCGTCGCGGGCTCCGCGGACGAAGTCTCGAAATTTTTCGTCGCGCCGCTGCTCGACTTTCATCGCCGGTTGCTTGCCGAGGGCGTCAGCCGCGGCGAGTTCCGCCAAACCGATCCGGTGCTGTTCTACACCAGCTTGATCGGCGCCTGCGATCATCTGTTCTTCGGCCGGCACGCGATGTCTCGCGCGACCGGCGTCGGCCCGGTCACCGACGACGTCTGCCGGCAATACATCAAGCACATGGAAACGCTGATCTGCGGCGGCATCCTCACGCAAGCCGAGGAAGCCGCTGCTGCCGGATAA
- a CDS encoding enoyl-CoA hydratase/isomerase family protein, with product MSQPLLIEHDDGVDRVTLNRPEHLNALDPALIDALNVYFQGLQRNRDTRVVVLKGAGKNFCAGLDLKAAMARRAGQQEPPGVTESLDSQRRIADIVMLMRRCPQPILSLVQGAAAGGGFALALASDIRIATKSARMNCAFIKLGLGGCDIGTSYFLPRLVGVSVASELILTGRFIGAERALAVGLVSEVVDEDKLDAAAEPYIDAMMTASPVGLRLSKECLNMSVDAGSLEAVIAMEDRNQVLCSRSEEFSEGIRAFLEKRKPVYIKR from the coding sequence ATGTCCCAACCGCTGCTGATCGAGCATGACGACGGCGTCGACCGGGTGACGCTCAATCGTCCCGAACACCTTAATGCGCTCGATCCGGCGCTGATCGATGCGCTCAACGTTTATTTCCAGGGACTCCAGCGCAACCGCGACACACGCGTTGTCGTGTTGAAGGGCGCCGGCAAGAATTTTTGCGCCGGCCTCGATCTGAAGGCGGCGATGGCGCGACGCGCCGGGCAGCAGGAGCCGCCTGGTGTCACGGAATCGCTGGACTCGCAACGCCGCATCGCCGACATCGTGATGCTGATGCGGCGCTGTCCGCAGCCAATCCTGTCGCTGGTGCAGGGCGCGGCCGCCGGCGGCGGCTTCGCGCTGGCGCTCGCCTCCGATATTCGTATCGCCACGAAGTCGGCGCGGATGAATTGCGCTTTCATCAAGCTCGGCCTTGGCGGCTGCGACATCGGCACCAGCTACTTTCTGCCGCGACTCGTCGGCGTCTCGGTGGCCTCAGAGCTGATCCTCACGGGACGCTTCATCGGCGCCGAACGCGCGCTTGCGGTCGGTCTCGTCTCGGAGGTCGTCGACGAGGACAAGCTCGACGCGGCCGCCGAGCCTTACATCGATGCGATGATGACGGCCTCCCCCGTGGGGCTGCGCCTGTCAAAGGAATGTCTCAACATGAGCGTCGATGCGGGATCGCTGGAAGCTGTGATCGCGATGGAGGACCGCAACCAGGTCCTGTGCAGTCGCTCAGAAGAGTTTTCGGAAGGCATCAGGGCCTTCCTTGAGAAGCGAAAGCCTGTCTATATCAAGCGCTGA
- a CDS encoding acyl-CoA dehydrogenase: MNFDDTPQEAEFRAIARAWIGANAPKQYEEDLRKSSLGRTVLKNANILEVAKAWQKKKADAGWACLHWPKEYGGRGSSPIERVIWSQEEGPFGQLSRMFIIGHGMCGPTMMAFAREEHKRTYLPPLASGEKVWCQLFSEPAGGSDVAGLRTRAEKDGDDWVINGQKIWTSGAHYSDYGILLTRTDPTVPKHKGLTMFFLDMKSPGVEVRPIKQASGASDFNEVYFTNVRIPDHQRLGEVGDGWNVSLTTLMNERSAIGAAVSTGFHELFEYCSSLMLDDGPAIEDRAVRSKLANWAVKASGLKYTSMRAISALSKGERPGPENSIGKLVAGSMIQDVATYALDLQGASGVVSGEDAELAGRFQAMLLRAPGTRVEGGTDEIMRNIIAERVLGLPGDIRVDKDVPFNKIPTKGR, from the coding sequence ATGAACTTCGACGACACTCCGCAGGAAGCCGAATTCCGCGCCATCGCGCGCGCCTGGATCGGCGCCAATGCACCGAAGCAATATGAGGAGGATCTGCGCAAATCCTCGCTCGGCCGCACCGTGCTCAAGAACGCGAATATTCTGGAGGTCGCCAAGGCCTGGCAGAAGAAGAAGGCCGATGCCGGCTGGGCCTGCTTGCACTGGCCGAAGGAATATGGCGGCCGCGGTTCGTCGCCGATCGAGCGCGTGATCTGGTCGCAGGAAGAAGGGCCGTTCGGCCAACTGTCGCGCATGTTCATCATCGGCCATGGTATGTGCGGGCCAACCATGATGGCATTCGCGCGCGAGGAGCATAAGCGCACCTATCTGCCGCCGCTCGCATCAGGTGAGAAGGTCTGGTGCCAGCTGTTCTCCGAGCCGGCCGGTGGCTCCGACGTCGCGGGCCTGCGCACGCGTGCCGAGAAGGATGGTGACGACTGGGTCATCAATGGCCAGAAGATCTGGACCTCGGGCGCGCACTATTCCGACTACGGGATCTTGCTGACCCGCACCGATCCCACCGTGCCCAAGCACAAGGGTCTCACCATGTTCTTCCTGGACATGAAGAGCCCGGGCGTCGAGGTCAGGCCGATCAAGCAGGCGAGCGGCGCTTCCGACTTCAACGAGGTCTATTTCACCAATGTCCGCATTCCCGACCATCAGCGCCTGGGCGAGGTCGGCGACGGCTGGAACGTTTCGCTGACCACGCTGATGAACGAGCGCAGCGCGATCGGTGCGGCCGTCTCGACCGGTTTCCATGAATTGTTCGAATATTGTTCCAGCCTGATGCTCGACGACGGCCCCGCGATCGAGGATCGCGCGGTGCGCTCGAAGCTGGCCAACTGGGCGGTGAAGGCGAGCGGGCTGAAATACACCAGCATGCGCGCGATCTCGGCGCTGTCGAAGGGCGAGCGTCCGGGGCCGGAAAATTCCATCGGCAAGCTGGTCGCAGGCTCGATGATCCAGGACGTTGCGACATACGCGCTTGACCTGCAGGGCGCGAGCGGCGTCGTCAGCGGTGAGGATGCCGAGCTTGCCGGCCGCTTCCAGGCCATGCTGCTGCGTGCGCCCGGGACCCGCGTCGAGGGCGGCACCGACGAGATCATGCGCAACATCATCGCCGAGCGGGTGCTGGGCCTGCCCGGTGACATCAGGGTCGACAAGGACGTGCCGTTCAACAAGATCCCGACCAAGGGAAGATGA
- a CDS encoding acyl-CoA dehydrogenase family protein, with the protein MNFDFSDDQKQLRDQARKFLAEKCSPKAVRVVLDGKAPYDKDLWKGLAEMGFLGVAIPEEFGGAGAGHLELCVIAEEMGRANAPVPFSSTVYLAAEALLIAGSEAQKKKWLPAIASGEAIGTLALFEGKGNPAPKNVKLTAANGVLNGIKKPVADGAIADFAVVAARNGSSGRDSDISLFLVDLKAGGVEIKSLTNLDPTRGQAEITFKDAKAEPLGAAGEGWSILTQVLDRAAVLCAFEQVGGSDRALEMGRDYALDRIAFGRQIGSFQAIKHMLADMYVSATLARSNSYYGAWALSTNAAELPEAAAAARISATQAFQHCAKNNIQVHGGMGFTWEFDCHMYYRRANAMALGLGSLSYWEDQLIDRMRKKNAA; encoded by the coding sequence ATGAACTTCGATTTCTCCGACGACCAGAAGCAGCTCCGCGATCAGGCGCGCAAATTCCTCGCCGAGAAGTGCTCACCCAAAGCCGTGCGCGTGGTGCTCGACGGCAAGGCGCCGTACGACAAGGACCTCTGGAAGGGCCTCGCGGAGATGGGCTTTCTCGGTGTCGCGATTCCGGAAGAATTCGGTGGCGCCGGTGCCGGCCATCTCGAGCTCTGCGTGATCGCGGAGGAGATGGGCCGCGCCAACGCGCCGGTGCCGTTCTCCTCGACGGTGTATCTCGCGGCTGAAGCGCTGCTGATCGCCGGAAGCGAGGCGCAGAAGAAGAAATGGCTGCCGGCGATCGCCTCGGGCGAGGCGATCGGCACGCTGGCGCTGTTCGAGGGCAAGGGCAATCCGGCGCCGAAGAACGTCAAGCTCACGGCTGCAAACGGCGTGCTCAACGGCATCAAGAAGCCGGTGGCCGACGGCGCCATCGCCGACTTCGCGGTGGTGGCAGCGCGCAACGGTTCGAGCGGACGCGACAGCGACATCTCGCTGTTCCTGGTCGATCTCAAGGCTGGTGGCGTCGAGATCAAGAGCCTGACGAATCTCGATCCGACTCGTGGTCAGGCCGAGATCACTTTCAAGGATGCCAAGGCCGAGCCGCTCGGCGCGGCCGGCGAGGGCTGGAGCATTTTGACCCAGGTGCTCGACCGCGCCGCGGTGCTCTGCGCCTTCGAGCAGGTCGGCGGCTCCGATCGCGCGCTGGAGATGGGCCGCGACTACGCGCTCGATCGCATTGCGTTCGGTCGCCAGATCGGCTCGTTTCAGGCGATCAAGCACATGCTGGCCGATATGTATGTGTCGGCGACGCTGGCGCGCTCCAACAGCTATTATGGCGCCTGGGCGCTCTCGACCAACGCCGCCGAGCTGCCGGAAGCGGCTGCGGCCGCGCGCATCAGTGCGACGCAGGCGTTCCAGCACTGCGCTAAGAACAACATCCAGGTTCACGGCGGCATGGGCTTCACCTGGGAGTTCGACTGCCACATGTACTACCGCCGCGCCAACGCCATGGCGCTCGGTCTCGGCAGCCTGTCCTATTGGGAAGACCAACTGATCGATCGTATGCGCAAGAAGAACGCGGCGTAA
- a CDS encoding AMP-binding protein, with protein sequence MSGSAAAVMAKPAFRKVEWLARDIDVERRADGTVVLKSRIPLQPYEKHLPASLAKWAREAPERIWLAQRGGPNREWRKVSYGEAKRTVDALTQALLNLELDGRPVAILSGNSIEHALMTQAAMQARLPAAPVSPAYSLMSHDHVKLKYLFDLIKPAVVMVQDGPTFEKALKALDLTGVTVVHVARPCEGIKSVSYSELTATPVTADVDASIAKITPDTVGKLLFTSGSTGMPKAVINTQEMMCANAAMMMQVRPRTAGGPLATVLDWMPWNHTMGGNAAFHPVLVDGGTLYIDDGRPMPGQLEETIKNLREISPTYYANVPAGYAALAAAMEKDDALCRSFFKNLSIMAYGGARLPDDLYDRMQALAVKTTGERIVFYTGWGSTETAPTSTGTYWDTERVGLIGLPFPGVELKMVPCGSKYELRLRGVNVTPGYLGQPELTKKMFDEEGFYCIGDAGIFVDDTDPVKGIIFAGRVVEDFKLTTGTFVHVGSLRTDAIAAATPVVHDALVAGQDRAFIGLLAWPNLHACRQLVGNPDLSFEDAVKHAEVIACFKRGLETHNKECEGASSRIIVRAMLMAEPPSIDGNELTDKGYINQRAGLERRAALVERLYADEPDQAVIVLR encoded by the coding sequence ATGAGTGGAAGCGCGGCGGCGGTGATGGCGAAGCCCGCCTTTCGCAAGGTCGAGTGGCTGGCGCGCGACATCGATGTCGAGCGGCGCGCCGACGGCACGGTGGTGCTGAAGTCGCGCATTCCGCTGCAGCCTTACGAAAAGCATCTTCCGGCCTCCTTGGCGAAATGGGCGAGGGAAGCGCCCGAACGGATCTGGCTCGCGCAGCGCGGCGGTCCCAACCGCGAATGGCGCAAGGTGTCCTATGGCGAAGCCAAGCGCACGGTTGATGCGCTGACGCAAGCGCTGCTGAATCTCGAGCTGGACGGCCGTCCAGTCGCGATCCTATCAGGCAATTCGATCGAGCACGCGTTGATGACGCAGGCTGCGATGCAGGCGCGCCTCCCCGCTGCTCCGGTATCGCCGGCCTACTCGCTGATGAGCCATGATCACGTCAAGCTGAAGTATCTTTTCGACCTGATCAAGCCGGCCGTGGTGATGGTACAGGACGGCCCGACCTTCGAAAAGGCGCTGAAAGCGCTCGATCTCACCGGCGTCACCGTCGTTCACGTCGCCCGGCCCTGCGAGGGCATCAAGAGCGTCAGCTATTCCGAGCTTACCGCAACGCCCGTAACGGCCGATGTCGATGCGTCGATCGCAAAAATCACCCCCGACACCGTCGGCAAGCTGCTGTTCACGTCGGGCTCGACCGGCATGCCCAAGGCCGTCATCAACACCCAAGAGATGATGTGCGCCAACGCGGCGATGATGATGCAGGTGCGGCCGCGCACGGCCGGCGGTCCGCTTGCCACGGTGCTCGACTGGATGCCCTGGAATCACACCATGGGCGGCAATGCCGCTTTCCATCCGGTGCTGGTGGACGGCGGTACGCTTTATATCGACGACGGCCGGCCGATGCCGGGTCAGCTCGAAGAGACCATCAAAAATCTGCGCGAGATCTCGCCGACCTATTACGCCAACGTGCCGGCCGGCTATGCTGCGCTGGCGGCGGCGATGGAGAAGGACGATGCGCTGTGCCGTTCCTTCTTCAAGAATCTCTCGATCATGGCCTATGGCGGCGCGCGCTTGCCCGACGATCTCTACGACCGCATGCAGGCGCTCGCCGTGAAGACCACCGGCGAACGCATCGTGTTCTACACCGGTTGGGGCTCGACCGAGACCGCGCCGACTTCGACCGGCACCTATTGGGATACCGAGCGCGTCGGCCTGATCGGTCTGCCGTTCCCAGGCGTCGAATTGAAGATGGTGCCGTGCGGCTCGAAATACGAATTGCGCTTGCGCGGCGTCAACGTCACGCCCGGCTATTTGGGCCAGCCGGAGCTGACGAAGAAGATGTTCGATGAAGAGGGTTTTTATTGCATCGGCGATGCCGGCATTTTTGTCGACGATACGGACCCGGTGAAGGGCATCATCTTCGCCGGTCGCGTGGTCGAAGACTTCAAGCTCACCACCGGCACGTTCGTTCATGTCGGTTCGCTCCGCACCGACGCGATCGCTGCCGCGACGCCTGTCGTGCACGACGCTCTGGTCGCCGGGCAGGATCGCGCTTTCATCGGGCTCCTTGCCTGGCCCAACCTGCATGCCTGCCGCCAGCTCGTCGGCAATCCCGATCTCAGCTTCGAGGATGCGGTGAAGCACGCCGAGGTGATCGCCTGCTTCAAGCGCGGTCTCGAGACGCACAACAAGGAGTGCGAAGGCGCCAGCAGCCGCATCATCGTCCGCGCGATGCTGATGGCCGAGCCGCCTTCGATCGACGGCAATGAGCTCACCGACAAGGGCTACATCAACCAGCGCGCCGGCCTCGAGCGCCGCGCTGCCTTGGTCGAGCGGCTCTATGCGGACGAGCCGGATCAGGCTGTGATCGTGCTGCGATGA
- a CDS encoding acetyl-CoA C-acetyltransferase, with amino-acid sequence MAEAYIVAAARTAGGRKGGRLAGWHPADLAAKVLDELVDRTKVDPALVEDVIMGCVMQVGEQSNNVARNAIMASKLPESVPGTSIDRQCGSSQQALHFAAQAVMSGTMDVVIAAGVESMTRVPMGLSSQLPAKNGFGNYKSPGIEARYPNIVFSQFTGAEMMAEKYGLSKDDLDEYSFQSHQRAIAATQAGHFKKEIVPLEIVRADGSKDTHHIDEGIRFDATLEGIKGVKLIAENGKLTAASASQICDGASGVMVVNERGLKQLGVKPLARIHHMTMTGGDPVIMLDAPLHATKKALEKAGMTVDDIDLFEVNEAFASVPTGWLKTTGADPARLNVNGGAIALGHPLGGSGTKLMTTLVHALHQRGKRYGLQTMCEGGGMANVTIVERL; translated from the coding sequence ATGGCCGAGGCATACATCGTCGCCGCTGCGCGCACCGCGGGCGGGCGCAAGGGGGGCCGCCTCGCCGGCTGGCATCCGGCCGATCTGGCCGCCAAGGTGCTGGACGAGCTGGTCGATCGCACCAAGGTCGATCCCGCGCTGGTCGAGGACGTGATCATGGGCTGCGTGATGCAAGTCGGCGAGCAGTCCAACAACGTCGCGCGCAACGCGATCATGGCCTCGAAGCTGCCGGAGAGCGTGCCCGGCACCTCGATCGACCGTCAGTGCGGCTCCTCGCAGCAGGCGCTGCACTTCGCGGCGCAAGCCGTGATGTCGGGCACAATGGACGTGGTGATCGCGGCCGGCGTGGAATCGATGACGCGGGTGCCGATGGGCCTGTCCTCGCAGCTCCCCGCCAAGAATGGCTTTGGCAATTACAAGAGCCCGGGCATCGAGGCGAGATATCCGAACATCGTGTTCAGCCAGTTCACCGGCGCCGAGATGATGGCCGAGAAATATGGACTGTCGAAGGATGACCTCGACGAATACTCGTTCCAGAGCCATCAGCGCGCGATTGCGGCAACGCAAGCCGGTCACTTCAAGAAAGAGATCGTCCCGCTCGAGATTGTCAGAGCCGATGGCAGCAAGGACACCCACCACATCGACGAAGGCATCCGCTTCGATGCCACGCTCGAAGGCATCAAGGGCGTCAAGCTGATCGCCGAGAACGGCAAGCTCACCGCGGCCAGCGCCAGCCAGATCTGCGACGGCGCCTCCGGCGTGATGGTCGTGAACGAGCGTGGCCTCAAGCAGCTCGGCGTCAAGCCGCTCGCGCGCATCCACCACATGACCATGACCGGCGGCGATCCCGTCATCATGCTCGACGCGCCCCTGCACGCCACCAAGAAGGCGCTGGAGAAGGCGGGCATGACGGTTGACGACATCGATCTGTTCGAGGTCAACGAAGCCTTCGCCTCGGTGCCGACGGGCTGGCTGAAGACGACCGGCGCCGATCCGGCCCGCCTGAACGTGAACGGCGGCGCCATCGCGCTCGGCCATCCGCTCGGCGGCTCCGGCACCAAGCTGATGACGACGCTGGTCCACGCCCTGCACCAGCGCGGCAAGCGCTATGGTCTGCAGACCATGTGCGAGGGCGGCGGCATGGCCAACGTGACGATCGTCGAACGACTGTAA
- a CDS encoding acyl-CoA dehydrogenase: protein MNFDDTPQEAAFRETARKWIAANAPKEFEAELSKSSLGRIRLAKHDMVEVGKAWQKKKAEGGWACLHWPKEYGGRGATPIERVIWQQEEGVYGKLTQPFQIGEGMCGPTVMAWGSEDAKRRYLPKLASGEEIWCQLFSEPSAGSDVAGLRTRAEKKGDNWVVNGQKIWTSGAHYSDYGLLIARTDPNVPKHKGLTMFFLDMKSPGVEVRPIRQANGMQEFNEVYFTDVVIPDSQRLGAVGEGWSVSLTTLMNERMSIGARLATGVPEMFEFCSNLMLEDGLAIDDPAVRSKLASWAVKSSGLKYTSYRAISALSKGERPGPENSIGKLVSGMMLQDIATYAMDLQGGAGVLTGSDEETVHGQFQQMLLSSPSMRIAGGTDEILRNIIAERVLGLPGDIRVDKDVPYNKIPTKGR from the coding sequence ATGAATTTCGACGACACCCCGCAGGAAGCCGCGTTCCGCGAGACCGCGCGCAAATGGATCGCCGCCAATGCGCCGAAGGAGTTCGAGGCCGAGCTGTCAAAATCCTCGCTCGGCCGCATCAGGCTCGCCAAGCACGACATGGTCGAGGTCGGCAAGGCCTGGCAGAAGAAGAAGGCCGAGGGCGGCTGGGCCTGCCTGCACTGGCCGAAGGAATATGGCGGCCGCGGCGCCACGCCGATCGAGCGCGTGATCTGGCAGCAGGAAGAGGGCGTCTACGGCAAGCTGACACAGCCGTTCCAGATCGGCGAGGGCATGTGCGGCCCGACCGTAATGGCCTGGGGCAGCGAGGACGCCAAGCGCCGCTATTTGCCGAAGCTTGCTTCGGGCGAGGAGATCTGGTGTCAGCTGTTCTCCGAGCCGTCCGCCGGCTCCGATGTCGCGGGCCTGCGCACGCGCGCGGAGAAGAAGGGCGACAATTGGGTGGTCAACGGCCAGAAGATCTGGACCTCGGGCGCGCATTATTCCGACTATGGCTTGTTGATCGCCCGTACCGATCCCAATGTGCCGAAGCACAAGGGTCTCACCATGTTCTTCCTCGACATGAAGAGCCCAGGTGTCGAGGTGCGGCCGATCAGGCAGGCCAACGGCATGCAGGAGTTCAACGAGGTCTATTTCACCGATGTCGTCATCCCCGACAGCCAGCGATTGGGGGCGGTCGGCGAGGGCTGGAGCGTGTCGCTGACGACGTTGATGAACGAGCGCATGTCGATCGGCGCGCGGCTTGCGACCGGGGTGCCTGAGATGTTCGAGTTCTGCTCGAACCTGATGCTGGAGGACGGGCTTGCGATCGACGATCCCGCTGTGCGCTCAAAGCTTGCGAGCTGGGCGGTGAAGTCGAGCGGGCTGAAATACACCAGCTACCGCGCGATCTCCGCGCTGTCGAAGGGCGAGCGGCCGGGGCCGGAAAACTCCATCGGCAAGCTCGTCTCGGGCATGATGCTGCAGGACATCGCGACCTATGCCATGGACCTCCAGGGCGGGGCCGGTGTTCTCACCGGCAGCGACGAAGAGACGGTGCACGGTCAGTTCCAGCAGATGCTGCTGTCCTCACCCTCGATGCGCATCGCCGGCGGCACCGACGAGATCCTGCGCAACATCATCGCCGAGCGCGTGCTCGGATTGCCTGGCGATATCCGCGTCGACAAGGATGTGCCGTATAACAAGATCCCGACCAAGGGACGGTGA
- a CDS encoding SDR family NAD(P)-dependent oxidoreductase, whose amino-acid sequence MELKDVAVLITGGGSGLGEATARAMAAKGAKIGVIDQNKENAEKVAAEVKGVALHADVTSEEQIKAAIAKAEAAHGVARVLMNCAGIGGSQRIVGRDGVYPLEKFARIINVNLIGTFNCLRLFAERLVTIEPVGEERGVIINTASVAAYEGQIGQIAYSASKGGVVGLTLPAARDLASQKIRVNTIAPGLFFTPLLMGLNEEARKSLGAQVPHPSRLGDAKEYGALAVHIVENAMLNGETIRLDGAIRMAPR is encoded by the coding sequence ATGGAATTGAAAGATGTAGCCGTTCTCATCACCGGCGGTGGTTCGGGTCTCGGCGAAGCGACCGCACGCGCCATGGCGGCCAAGGGCGCCAAGATCGGCGTGATTGATCAGAACAAGGAGAACGCCGAGAAGGTCGCTGCCGAGGTGAAGGGCGTCGCGCTGCATGCCGACGTCACCAGCGAGGAGCAGATCAAGGCCGCGATCGCCAAGGCGGAAGCCGCGCATGGCGTTGCCCGCGTGCTGATGAACTGCGCCGGCATCGGCGGCTCGCAACGCATCGTCGGCCGTGATGGCGTCTACCCGCTGGAAAAGTTCGCACGCATCATCAACGTCAATCTGATCGGCACGTTCAACTGCCTGCGTCTGTTCGCCGAGCGTCTCGTTACCATCGAGCCTGTTGGTGAAGAGCGCGGCGTCATCATCAACACCGCCTCGGTGGCCGCCTATGAGGGCCAGATCGGCCAGATCGCCTATTCGGCCTCGAAGGGCGGCGTCGTCGGCCTGACGCTTCCTGCCGCGCGCGACCTCGCAAGCCAGAAGATCCGCGTCAACACCATCGCGCCCGGCCTGTTCTTCACGCCGCTGCTGATGGGTCTGAATGAGGAAGCCCGCAAGAGCTTGGGCGCCCAGGTGCCGCATCCCTCGCGCCTCGGCGATGCCAAGGAATACGGCGCGCTCGCCGTGCACATCGTCGAGAACGCGATGCTGAACGGTGAGACCATCCGCCTCGACGGCGCCATCCGTATGGCGCCGCGGTAG